The following DNA comes from Enterocloster bolteae.
CGCCACCAGAATCCTGACACCTTCCAGTTTTCTGACGCCTTCCAGTTTTTCTGTTTCCTGAATCTGCTGTTCTTCGTATTCCTGGTATCCGCCCTGGATGTATTGCTTCATCTGTTCCAAAATGTCAGCTTTAAAAATCGGCTTTGTCAGAAAACCGTTAATCCCTGCCTGAATCGCTTCCTCTTTTACATTTTCCCAATCATACGCGGACAACAGAAGAATCGGCATTCCGCTGCCCAGCCGCGCTCTAATCCGTCTGGCAGTTTCCACCCCATCCATCTCCGGCATCTTCCAGTCCACGATGACGATACAGTAATCATCTTCCATTACATGGGCCTGCCATGCTTTTTCCACTGCCTCCATCCCATTCATAACCCAATCCGCGCGGATACCCGTCTCCTGCAGGATTAAGCTGATGCTTTCACACGCATCCTGATCGTCATCCACAATCAGAACAGAATAGCCGGCCAGATCCGGTAATTCCTGCATCTGCAGTTTTGGCAGTTTAAGTGGAAGTTCCACTGTAAACCGTGAGCCCATGTCTTTCTCACTTTCAACATATATATCACCCTCCATCATGTCCACTATGCTCTTTGTAATAGCAAGTCCTAACCCGGTACCCGTTGCCTGGCTCATCCTGCTGTCCTCCGCCCGCTCAAATGGCGCGAATACGCGCTCCAGAAATTCAGGAGTCATGCCGATTCCATTGTCCTCAACCACAAAGCGCAGCCGTATGGTGTCTGCATCAACATTCGTCTCTGTAATCTGCATACTGATTGTGCCGCCCGCCTGTGTATATTTCATGGCATTTGACAGAAGATTGAGCAGTATTTTCTGCAGGTGGAGCCCATCGCTGATAACCGTGTCATGTTCCAAAATCTGTGATTTCAGTTCAAATGACTGCCTTTTTTTATCCATATCCGGTCTGATGAATGAAATCAGGTTCGCCATCATACTGGGTAAATGCACATTTTCTTCCTTAAGGCTGATTTTCCCGCTCTCGATCCTGGACATATCAAGCACCTCATTAATCAGCTGCAGCAGATGACCGGAAGCCGCTGTAATTTTATTCAGACAGGACTCTACTTTTTCCATATTGTCCAGGCTGTTCAGCGCGACATTGGTCATTCCTATGATACCATTCATTGGAGTTCTGATATCATGCGACATGGAAGAAAAAAATGCGGTCCTGGCCTGGTTGCTGTTCTGCGCCTGCTTGAGGGCATCTGCCAGATGCTCACGCATATTATGTTCTTTGGTTGTCTCCTGAAACACGGCAAGATACTGGCCGTAATCCGCCGGAATCATATGGACTGCAAACCAGCGCTTCACTTCATTGGGGCCATCCCCCACCATGGCTTCCCTGGTCACCTGCTTATTCAATGTTCCGTCCAGGAAACTGTTTCCCGCAGGATCATCCGGCGCCATTCCGCTGGCACTAAATACCAGCTTAGGCCTTTCCTGTACCTGCTTTGCAGTAATTCCAAGAAGCACCGGCAGGTTGTCAGACACAAGCTCCACCTTCTGTGTAGACGGTGTGTAGAGCAGAAACACAAAATCTATATTGGCGGAAAGATTTCGGAACAGCTTTTCCCTGTACTCCCTCTGCCTTGCCTCCTCCCTCATAGACTGTCTTCCAGTTACAAGATTAGCAATCGCAACCGCACCAATCAGAAGAAAAGTAAACATAGTATAAAGCATAATGATGATAGGTGTTGACTCCCGCTGAAGGACTGCCCGTGGAATCATGGTAATCAGATAGCTCCCTTCCGGCGCGTCTAATGGAAGAAAGCCTAGAAGGGATTTCTGGTTCTCGTTTATTACGACAAGGGTACCGCTTATTCCTTCCTGCATCACCTCACAAAGCGTATTCTGTACAGCCCTGCTGTTCCCCTGCATTGCCAGATAGCTGTAAATATCCGGCTGTTCTGCTGTACCTCTGGATTCGATAATGTAATTTCCGTTCTTATCCACCACATAGGCATACCCCTCCCCGTTATTAAAGGTAAATAAGGTTGGAAGATTATAATCATTAATAACCCGGTCCGCATAAATTGCCCCTATCTGTTTTTCATCCTTTCTGACAGGGGACTGGTATGTAATCTGAAGCCGTCCGCTTGCACCATAATAAGGAGCCGACATCCCGTCCTTTCCACTGGAAAGGGCCAGATCGTCAAAGGGCAGATCAGATACATGGACTAAATTCCCATCACTATCTACACCTTCTCCATCCATGGTTATATATGTAAAGTGAAAAAAATCAGTGGATTTTACATATCCCAGCAAAGTCTCTCCAACTGCACTCTCCTGCTCCGATGCGAGCATATCGGCCAGGGTAAACAAAAGCTCCCTGTCGAGACTAATTTTATTATTCAGTCCCTCGCTGATAACCTTGCTGGAAGTAAGAAGATTCTGGTTTGCGCTGAGGTTCATTCTGCCGGTAATCTGCACAAGAAAAAATACAGAGATTGATAAAGCAGTCACACAAATCCCAGCCGGAACTGCCAACATTGCAATTGATTTTTTTTTCGGCTTTGTTTTCATTTTTATCTCCCTTAAATATCTAAATACTGCTTTATAAGCCCAAAAAGATATCGCAACACTTTGCTAAATAATGTGTTTGCGATAATCAATACGAAGCAGTTCAGACACAGAGGTATCGTTTATATAGTTATCAAATAGATTGCCTTCTAATCTTGGTACCTCAACCATATATTCAAAATAATTATATCACCACAAACTATATGAATCAATCATTGGATTGTATTTTTTCCAGTATTTCATAAAATACTGAACTGCTGCTTATTCTGATTACCTTATGAAAATGTTTGCCACAACAAGCTTAACAAATTTAAAAATGCCCATAATTCCCCTCTAAAAGGAACATGAGCATTTAAAAACTGCTTATTTGATTGTTTGATATTCACCCGATGGGTTCTTACTGCGTCCCGATATCCCCTTTCATTATAGCAATCCTGCTCTCATGTCTGACCTAAGAAACAATGGTAAACCCGTCCTTCCCCCGCTGCTTTGTCTCATAAAGGGCACGGTCAGCCTGCTGGTATAAATCCTCAAAGTTTGCCCCGTCCCTGGGGTATAGGGCAATACCGATGCTGGCCGTGACACTGCATCTTATGTCTCCCCTTCCAATTACCGTATGGAGGGCGGAGGAGAGAATCTTTACTTTTTCTTCTACACATTCCGTATCCGATACCTGAATAAACGCCGCGAATTCATCGCCGCCAATCCTGCCAAGGATATCCCCTTCCCTGAAATGACTCTTAAGGATATCTGAAAAACTGCAGATGCAGAAATCTCCAAAAGAATGGCCGTACCTGTCATTTACCATCTTGAATTCATCAATATCAAAAATAAAAAACGCATACATTTTGTCCGGACTCTCAGACAGCTGTTTATCAATCAGACGCTCGGTTGCCTTTTTGGAAAGAAGCTTTGTCATTTCATCAATAGCAGCCTGCCACTCCCGTTTCTTTTCCGCATCTATGTTTCTCCGGTAAGAGAACATGTGGACGGAACTGTCTTCTTCCGAATAAAACAGGAAGGTTTCTACACGAATCCAATGATAATCCTCACCGTTCTGCGAAATCATAAAGTCATACTGAAGATGGTTATTTCCGGCGTTATACTCCCGGATGGCATTTTCCGGGGTAAACATGGAAACATAGCCTTCCCGGAACTCCTCTTTAATTTGTTCCCGGGCAATGACACACAATCCCTGGTCAAAGGGAAGCCCTCCGGCTCCCAGACTCTTAAAGTATTCCTCTGTCTGTTTCCCCACATAGCTGTTCTTTGTCAGATTCAATTCGTAAATACTGTCGTAAAGCTGTTCCGTGGCCTTTTTAAAAAGAGCCTGCCGCTCCTCAACCAGCTCCGTCACCTGGCTGCTGTACTTCCGGATTACAGCAGTAATGACAATCAGAACAGTGAGAATTACCACAGTCAGTATAAAACCAGTCTGATAAAGCTGGCGGTTCATGGCCTCCACAATGGGTCCGGTATTCTGTTCCACAAGCAGATACCAGGAGAGCTCCGGAATATACCGCTCCACAATAAAGCTTCTCTTTCCTTCCTTTGGACCTGTATCAGTCCAGAATTCCATACTGTTATCCGACTCCCGGAAATCAAGTACCTGTTCCCGTATATGTTCCTGGCCATATACTCCAAACCAGTCCTTCTTTTCATATCCATTATAGGTGGTGGATATCTCTATAAAACCATCCTGGTTAATCAGGCTGGCCTGATTGCCATAGCTGTCTTCATATTCCTGCAGCAGCTCTTCCAGATAATCTATCTGAATTCCCACTCCCACGATGCCAATCACCGCCCCGTCCGGCGCAGTAACCTTGCAATTCACAAAGACAGTTATCCTGTTATCCGCTCCCTCTACCTGGTCATTATCCACGTTAAGGGAATACTCCAAATCATTGCCAAGAAGTTCATAATACCATTCGTTTTCCGGATCCCCTTTTTCCATTACACGGTCAAGGCCATTAAAATTATAGTAGCGGCCGGAATTTGCGGATATCAGGAACACGGAATCAAAGCCATATTTCTTCTGGTATGTCTCCAGATACGTTTTTGTAGTCTCCGCAAAATCCAAAGCATCCATACGGCTGTTTTCTGCAAGAAGATGGTCCACCAAAAGGCTGTCATGAGACATTGTCAGCGAAATGTTCACCGGCTTTGTAAGCATTGCCTTCAGCTGGTAATAAATTCCCTCCGCTGTCAGGGAGGATACTTGTTCTATGTTCTCTAATGATGCACGGTAATTGGCGCGGTAGCTGAAAAACGCTGTAAGGATAAATCCTACCACCAGTATACTGCTGACTAACAGGTTCGTCTGAAACAACTTATTGTTTTTCATTCGATACCTCCTCTATTCTCTGTGCGGAACAACTCTTACTATCTATTTTAAGACGGATTCAGCCTCTCCTGGCGCGCTGCCACGGCTTTACTGTTAACGTCTACGGGTCTGCCTGATACAGAACATTATACACCCGCGTCTACCCTATTTCCAGTTTCTTTTATTTCACTTATATGCTGACTGAACAGACTCTTTCTTTTCCGTTCCCCGCTTCCCGCTTCTCCTTTAAATTTTTGTAATAAATTACAAAATAATATTATTTATCTCTCGTATATTGAAATAAAATGCATAGTTTGATACAATTGAGCTATTGATATCATTGCAAACCCGCTGTATGGTTAGCACAATGAATCCGGAAAGGCAGCAATGGCTGTTGTAGGCACCCCATATGAAGCGGTTTTTTAGAGGCGGACTGATCTCCCTGTTTATTTTACTTTTCCTGTTCGGCAGTATTACCATTCAAACAGTAATCCAAACCCAGACAAACGGAAGGCTCATCAACTATGTAGGAATTGTCCGCGGTGCCAGCCAGCGGCTCATAAAGTTAGAACTTTCCGGCCAGCCCGATGACGATATGATTGCCTATCTGGACAGCATTCTTCTGGAATTACAGGGCGGAGAGGCCACATATGGTCTTCCTTCACCTGACGATCCGGCCTATCAGAGGGATTTGGCAAAGCTGGAGCTGATGTGGAGTCAGGTAAAGGACGAAATCTCTGCCTACCGCAGCGGGTCCGCTGACAGTTCCAGACTGCTTTCCCTCAGCGAGGACTTTTTTGAACAGGCCAATCATACCGTGTTTTCCGCCGATGCCTACTCAGCCCGGCAGATGCGTTTTCTTCTGACCGGCTGTCTGGTCATGATGGGAGTCATGTCACTCACCTGGATATTTATATTGTGGGCCAACTCTAAAAATCTATTGAAGCTTGAAGTCCAGAATGAACAGCTGAATGATCTGGCATCCCGCGACACTCTTACCGGGGTTTACCTGTTTAGCGCTTTCAAGGAAAAAGCCCAGCAGCTTCTGGACACCAGGCCGGAAAAGTTTGCTGTTGTCTATACTGATTTCTCTGACTTCAAGTATATTAATGATGTGTTCGGCTATGATTACGGCGACCTTCTGCTGTCCCAATACGGAAAACTCCTGCTAAAGGGGCTGCATGAATATGAATTATGCGGCCGTGTATCAGCAGATAACTTTGTACTGCTTCTCCATTACAACGAAAAAAGCGAGATAGCGGCCCGCCAGGCTGACGCGGATTACGAAATTCTCCGCTTTATGCATACGGCCCATGACGGCCAGATGCTCCCCACAAACTGCGGTATCTGCTGCATAGAGGATGTCATAGAGTCACTGACCATCGACGGTCTTCTGGACCGGGCCAATTTTGCCAGAAAAACAGTTAAAACAGGAAACAAGCAGAATTATGTTTATTATGATGAGAGTATCCGCAGCCACCTCAGAGAAGAAAAAGACATAGAAAACAGAATGCTGACTGCCCTTGAAAACAGAGAGTTCACGGTCTATTACCAGCCAAAGGTCAACCTTGCAACAGGAAAAATCGGCTGTGCAGAGGCTTTGGTCCGCTGGCAGTCCCAGGCCGGCGCCATCATTCCTCCGGACCGCTTCATCCCTGTATTCGAGAGAAAATATATGATAGACCGCCTTGACCAGTATGTATATGAAGAGGTCTGCCGTTGGCTCCGGAGTCTGATTGACTCGGGCAGAAAACCCCTTCCCGTGTCTGTCAATGTGTCCCGGCTTCAATTCTATGATCAGAATTTTGTTGACCGGTATGTGAGTATACGCGACCAGTACGCCATTCCCCCAGAGCTTCTTGAGGTGGAATTTACGGAATCCATTGCATTTGACAACACTGCCCGGCTGCTGCAGACAGTAGCCCGGCTTAAAAAGGCAGGCTTCTCCTGCTCAATTGATGATTTTGGAAAAGGTTATTCTTCTCTGGGGCTGCTGAAAAATCTGCCTATTGATGTACTGAAAATTGACAGCTTGTTCTTTGATGAAGGACCGGACCAGAACAAGGATATGGCACTGGTTGAGGGTATTATTGATATGGTGAAAAAATTTGACATCCGCACAGTGGCAGAAGGAATCGAGTCCATGGACCAGGTCGAATATCTGAAGCAGATTGGCTGTGACTATGTACAGGGCTATGTTTTCTACCGCCCCATGCCCCAGTCTGACTATGAAGCACTGATTATACAGGGATGCTGAGCAAATAAGCTACATTTTTATATATGCGCTGCCACCATGAAACAGAGAGGATAAGATGATGTTTTGGAAAAACCGTCATCTTATCCTCTCTGCGTATTACAGTGCCTGCGGCCCTGTCCGGCTCTCCCCGCCCGGCCCGGTGAAAAGACGGCTCCCCGTATTCCCCTTTCTGTACTTCCCAGGCGGCATTTCATACAGCTTCCTGAACATCCTGTTAAAATGCTCCACATTCTCAAATCCCACCCGGCTGCTTATCTCCGCTATGCTGATATTTGTATTTTTCAAAAGGATGGCAGCTTTCTGAAATCGGATTTCCTGTACAATCTGTGTAAATGATTTACCGGTGTATTCCTTTATGATTTTGGAACAATAGGGCTGGGAAAAATGAAACTGCGCAGCGGTTTGCTTTAAGGTGACACTCTGGTAGTTGTCCTCAATATAGCTTAAGATTCTTATGCTCTCCTCTGTGGCCCTGCGCATAACGGAAGGCAGCTGAATACGATCTTCGTAGCTTTGAAGTATTTTGGCAAACAGTATCATCAGCTGATTGTTGAGTATCTTTTCATAGTACCGGCTCTTTCCCAGGTATTCCAGAAACATGGAAAGAACATATTCCTTAAGCACCTGGTCACCCCTGGCCGGAATAATCAGATAGGGATTATGGACTCCTGAATACAGGGACTGGTTAAAAAAAGTGGCTATCATGTTTGTGTCCCTTAGCATATTAAAAAATATATCCTCAAAGGTACTCCGCCTTACCAGTATGTTCACCAGCAGGCTGTCGTCAAACACGCTCACGCTGTGTATGGTATCCGGCGCCAAAAGGCAAAAGTCCCCTTCCTCCATCTCAATCCTGTCTTTCCCCACATCCTGGCTGCAGTGTCCCTTTACCACATAGGCCAGCTCGAAAAATATATGGCGGTGCCGGAAAGGGGGTGTGAAACGGTTGTGCTTGCTAATCACAATATGGTTCTTATCCTCCGCGTCAAAATAGGCTTCATCC
Coding sequences within:
- a CDS encoding response regulator — its product is MKTKPKKKSIAMLAVPAGICVTALSISVFFLVQITGRMNLSANQNLLTSSKVISEGLNNKISLDRELLFTLADMLASEQESAVGETLLGYVKSTDFFHFTYITMDGEGVDSDGNLVHVSDLPFDDLALSSGKDGMSAPYYGASGRLQITYQSPVRKDEKQIGAIYADRVINDYNLPTLFTFNNGEGYAYVVDKNGNYIIESRGTAEQPDIYSYLAMQGNSRAVQNTLCEVMQEGISGTLVVINENQKSLLGFLPLDAPEGSYLITMIPRAVLQRESTPIIIMLYTMFTFLLIGAVAIANLVTGRQSMREEARQREYREKLFRNLSANIDFVFLLYTPSTQKVELVSDNLPVLLGITAKQVQERPKLVFSASGMAPDDPAGNSFLDGTLNKQVTREAMVGDGPNEVKRWFAVHMIPADYGQYLAVFQETTKEHNMREHLADALKQAQNSNQARTAFFSSMSHDIRTPMNGIIGMTNVALNSLDNMEKVESCLNKITAASGHLLQLINEVLDMSRIESGKISLKEENVHLPSMMANLISFIRPDMDKKRQSFELKSQILEHDTVISDGLHLQKILLNLLSNAMKYTQAGGTISMQITETNVDADTIRLRFVVEDNGIGMTPEFLERVFAPFERAEDSRMSQATGTGLGLAITKSIVDMMEGDIYVESEKDMGSRFTVELPLKLPKLQMQELPDLAGYSVLIVDDDQDACESISLILQETGIRADWVMNGMEAVEKAWQAHVMEDDYCIVIVDWKMPEMDGVETARRIRARLGSGMPILLLSAYDWENVKEEAIQAGINGFLTKPIFKADILEQMKQYIQGGYQEYEEQQIQETEKLEGVRKLEGVRILVADDNELNLEIMFEILNSSGAEVDCVHNGKEALDTYLKSSQGYYQIILMDVHMPEMDGLQATKKIRNSGRPDASIVPIIAMTADVFKEDIRRCKDAGMDAHIGKPVELDKLYSMVRKFINKACK
- a CDS encoding sensor domain-containing diguanylate cyclase, with amino-acid sequence MKNNKLFQTNLLVSSILVVGFILTAFFSYRANYRASLENIEQVSSLTAEGIYYQLKAMLTKPVNISLTMSHDSLLVDHLLAENSRMDALDFAETTKTYLETYQKKYGFDSVFLISANSGRYYNFNGLDRVMEKGDPENEWYYELLGNDLEYSLNVDNDQVEGADNRITVFVNCKVTAPDGAVIGIVGVGIQIDYLEELLQEYEDSYGNQASLINQDGFIEISTTYNGYEKKDWFGVYGQEHIREQVLDFRESDNSMEFWTDTGPKEGKRSFIVERYIPELSWYLLVEQNTGPIVEAMNRQLYQTGFILTVVILTVLIVITAVIRKYSSQVTELVEERQALFKKATEQLYDSIYELNLTKNSYVGKQTEEYFKSLGAGGLPFDQGLCVIAREQIKEEFREGYVSMFTPENAIREYNAGNNHLQYDFMISQNGEDYHWIRVETFLFYSEEDSSVHMFSYRRNIDAEKKREWQAAIDEMTKLLSKKATERLIDKQLSESPDKMYAFFIFDIDEFKMVNDRYGHSFGDFCICSFSDILKSHFREGDILGRIGGDEFAAFIQVSDTECVEEKVKILSSALHTVIGRGDIRCSVTASIGIALYPRDGANFEDLYQQADRALYETKQRGKDGFTIVS
- a CDS encoding putative bifunctional diguanylate cyclase/phosphodiesterase; amino-acid sequence: MKRFFRGGLISLFILLFLFGSITIQTVIQTQTNGRLINYVGIVRGASQRLIKLELSGQPDDDMIAYLDSILLELQGGEATYGLPSPDDPAYQRDLAKLELMWSQVKDEISAYRSGSADSSRLLSLSEDFFEQANHTVFSADAYSARQMRFLLTGCLVMMGVMSLTWIFILWANSKNLLKLEVQNEQLNDLASRDTLTGVYLFSAFKEKAQQLLDTRPEKFAVVYTDFSDFKYINDVFGYDYGDLLLSQYGKLLLKGLHEYELCGRVSADNFVLLLHYNEKSEIAARQADADYEILRFMHTAHDGQMLPTNCGICCIEDVIESLTIDGLLDRANFARKTVKTGNKQNYVYYDESIRSHLREEKDIENRMLTALENREFTVYYQPKVNLATGKIGCAEALVRWQSQAGAIIPPDRFIPVFERKYMIDRLDQYVYEEVCRWLRSLIDSGRKPLPVSVNVSRLQFYDQNFVDRYVSIRDQYAIPPELLEVEFTESIAFDNTARLLQTVARLKKAGFSCSIDDFGKGYSSLGLLKNLPIDVLKIDSLFFDEGPDQNKDMALVEGIIDMVKKFDIRTVAEGIESMDQVEYLKQIGCDYVQGYVFYRPMPQSDYEALIIQGC
- a CDS encoding AraC family transcriptional regulator; amino-acid sequence: MTTGELENQLMEFNEDERFYQQYYNVKQDKWMLEDFLESLDFNEVIQRRLIVPEVSGGWMPSDMKDEAYFDAEDKNHIVISKHNRFTPPFRHRHIFFELAYVVKGHCSQDVGKDRIEMEEGDFCLLAPDTIHSVSVFDDSLLVNILVRRSTFEDIFFNMLRDTNMIATFFNQSLYSGVHNPYLIIPARGDQVLKEYVLSMFLEYLGKSRYYEKILNNQLMILFAKILQSYEDRIQLPSVMRRATEESIRILSYIEDNYQSVTLKQTAAQFHFSQPYCSKIIKEYTGKSFTQIVQEIRFQKAAILLKNTNISIAEISSRVGFENVEHFNRMFRKLYEMPPGKYRKGNTGSRLFTGPGGESRTGPQAL